One Dysosmobacter welbionis DNA segment encodes these proteins:
- the nusB gene encoding transcription antitermination factor NusB — MVRNTAREIAIHLSYELSFTDKPVEELLDERLTPESFAALAEEDPLYQETPNAKQADYIRRLVRGVADHAPELDGYIAKYAKGWNFARIPLVASAIMRVAMYEILYMPDIPHGASINEAVEIAKKYETPETVKFINGILGTFVRRETAE, encoded by the coding sequence ATGGTACGGAACACCGCGCGAGAGATCGCCATTCATCTGTCCTACGAGCTGAGCTTCACCGACAAGCCGGTGGAGGAGCTGCTGGACGAGCGCCTGACACCGGAGTCCTTCGCCGCCCTGGCGGAGGAGGACCCGCTGTATCAGGAGACGCCCAACGCCAAGCAGGCGGACTACATCCGCCGCCTGGTGCGGGGCGTGGCCGACCACGCTCCGGAGCTGGACGGGTATATCGCCAAATACGCCAAGGGGTGGAATTTTGCCCGGATCCCCCTGGTGGCCTCCGCCATCATGCGGGTGGCCATGTATGAGATTTTGTACATGCCGGACATCCCCCACGGCGCCTCCATCAACGAGGCGGTGGAGATCGCCAAGAAGTATGAGACGCCGGAGACGGTGAAGTTCATCAACGGCATCCTGGGCACCTTCGTGCGCCGGGAGACAGCGGAATAA
- the xseA gene encoding exodeoxyribonuclease VII large subunit: MEPHIYGVTEVNQLVKGLLDSAPALQGVAVRGELSNYKIYPSGHHYFTLKDQEGALRCVMFRGQASRLRFRPENGMKAVASGRITVFPRDGAYQLYCDSLIPEGVGDLAVAFQQLKEKLWKEGLFDPAHKKPLPPYPEKIAIVTSGAGAAVHDMIRILRRRYPIARVILLPVRVQGAEAPPEIVGAIRYADRWKIGDVIITGRGGGSMEDLWAFNDERVARAIYDCETPIISAVGHEPDVTIADFVADARASTPSNAAEIAVPDQVELLRWLRGAGERMARSETARLETARQRLTALAAKRVMTDGMAYVQDKRLDLDHLQQRLGDVTGAVLGRHRQKFAALAASLDAMSPLAVLGRGYAVARDEQGKILKSWRETAPGSRVSVTLGEGGFTAVVDKPYTKEEQP, from the coding sequence ATGGAACCACATATCTATGGTGTCACAGAGGTGAATCAGCTGGTGAAGGGCCTGCTGGACAGTGCCCCGGCTTTACAGGGCGTCGCCGTCCGGGGAGAGTTGTCCAACTACAAGATCTACCCCTCCGGCCACCACTATTTCACCCTGAAAGATCAGGAGGGGGCCCTCCGGTGCGTCATGTTCCGGGGACAGGCCTCCCGCCTCCGGTTCCGGCCGGAGAACGGCATGAAGGCCGTGGCCTCCGGCCGCATCACCGTGTTCCCCCGGGACGGGGCCTATCAGCTCTACTGCGACTCCCTGATCCCGGAGGGGGTGGGGGACCTGGCGGTGGCCTTCCAGCAGTTAAAAGAAAAGCTGTGGAAGGAGGGCCTCTTTGACCCTGCCCACAAAAAGCCCCTGCCGCCCTATCCGGAGAAAATCGCCATCGTCACCTCCGGCGCCGGGGCGGCGGTCCACGACATGATCCGCATCCTCCGCCGCCGGTATCCCATCGCCAGGGTGATCCTGCTGCCGGTGCGGGTCCAGGGGGCCGAGGCCCCGCCGGAGATCGTGGGGGCCATCCGGTACGCGGACAGGTGGAAGATCGGGGACGTCATCATCACCGGCCGGGGCGGCGGGTCCATGGAGGACCTGTGGGCCTTCAACGACGAGCGGGTGGCCCGGGCCATCTACGACTGTGAGACGCCCATCATCTCCGCCGTGGGCCACGAGCCGGACGTGACCATCGCCGACTTTGTGGCGGATGCGCGGGCGTCCACCCCCTCCAACGCGGCGGAGATCGCCGTGCCGGACCAGGTGGAGCTGCTGCGGTGGCTCCGGGGCGCAGGGGAGCGGATGGCGAGAAGCGAGACGGCGCGGCTGGAGACCGCCCGGCAGCGGCTCACCGCCCTGGCGGCCAAGCGGGTGATGACGGACGGAATGGCCTACGTCCAGGACAAGCGGCTGGACCTGGACCACTTACAGCAGCGGCTGGGGGACGTGACCGGCGCGGTGCTGGGGCGGCACCGGCAGAAATTCGCGGCCCTGGCGGCGTCGCTGGACGCCATGAGCCCACTGGCGGTGCTGGGCCGGGGCTACGCCGTGGCCCGGGATGAGCAAGGGAAGATCTTGAAAAGCTGGCGGGAGACGGCGCCGGGCAGCCGGGTGTCCGTCACGTTGGGAGAGGGCGGCTTCACCGCCGTGGTGGACAAGCCCTATACGAAGGAGGAACAGCCATGA
- the xseB gene encoding exodeoxyribonuclease VII small subunit produces the protein MSAKKQTFEQEIARLEEIVAALEKGDAPLADSLALFEEGTKLIAACSQELDAAEQKVVKLMKGPDGAPVELPFGEEEQG, from the coding sequence ATGAGCGCGAAGAAACAGACGTTCGAGCAGGAGATCGCCCGGCTGGAGGAGATCGTGGCGGCACTGGAGAAGGGGGATGCCCCCCTGGCGGACTCTCTGGCGTTGTTTGAGGAGGGGACGAAGCTGATCGCCGCCTGCTCCCAGGAGCTGGACGCGGCGGAGCAGAAGGTGGTCAAGCTGATGAAGGGCCCCGACGGCGCGCCGGTGGAGCTGCCCTTCGGAGAGGAGGAGCAGGGATGA
- a CDS encoding polyprenyl synthetase family protein, giving the protein MSEQVFQTRYETYRTAVESYLETLFAGSPDWRDLYESMRYSLLAGGKRIRPVLTLEFARLAGLADWKTALPMACALELVHTYSLIHDDLPCMDNDDLRRGKPTNHKVYGETLAVLAGDALQPEAYRLILTAPGLDESRRAACGRILAEVSGADGMVAGQVLDTLHAPKTEAEVTEVHRLKTGAMIAGACRLGVAAAGGSGGLMAAAETYAQELGLAFQIRDDMLDVCGDAAEFGKPIGSDKEEGKVTFMDLLGLEGCGRAVRAHTEAAKAAVADWDTDGILAALADSLAERNK; this is encoded by the coding sequence ATGAGCGAACAGGTGTTTCAGACCCGGTATGAGACCTACCGCACGGCGGTGGAGTCGTATCTGGAGACCCTCTTTGCCGGGAGTCCGGACTGGCGGGACCTGTATGAGTCCATGCGATACAGCCTGCTGGCGGGGGGCAAGCGCATCCGGCCGGTGCTGACCCTGGAGTTTGCCCGGCTGGCGGGCCTTGCGGACTGGAAGACGGCCCTGCCCATGGCCTGCGCCCTGGAGCTGGTCCACACCTACTCCCTGATCCACGATGACCTGCCCTGCATGGACAACGACGACCTGCGCCGGGGCAAGCCCACCAACCACAAGGTCTACGGCGAGACGCTGGCCGTGCTGGCGGGGGACGCCCTCCAGCCGGAGGCCTACCGCCTGATCCTGACGGCGCCGGGGCTGGACGAGAGCCGCCGGGCCGCCTGCGGCCGCATCCTGGCGGAGGTCTCCGGCGCGGACGGCATGGTGGCGGGCCAGGTGCTGGACACCCTCCACGCCCCGAAGACCGAGGCGGAGGTGACGGAGGTCCACCGGCTCAAGACCGGGGCCATGATCGCCGGGGCCTGCCGCCTGGGCGTGGCCGCGGCGGGCGGAAGCGGCGGGCTGATGGCCGCCGCCGAAACGTACGCCCAGGAGCTGGGGCTGGCCTTCCAGATCCGGGACGACATGCTGGACGTGTGCGGCGACGCGGCGGAGTTCGGCAAGCCCATCGGCTCCGACAAAGAGGAGGGGAAGGTCACCTTCATGGACCTGCTGGGGCTGGAGGGCTGCGGCCGGGCGGTCCGCGCCCATACGGAGGCGGCCAAGGCCGCGGTGGCGGACTGGGACACGGACGGCATCCTGGCCGCCCTGGCGGACTCCCTGGCGGAGCGGAACAAGTGA
- the dxs gene encoding 1-deoxy-D-xylulose-5-phosphate synthase: MILENIHTPADVKALDREQLEPLCRELRQFLVEHVSKTGGHLASNLGAVELTVAIHRVFDTSKDRLVFDVGHQCYVHKALTGRQALFDTLRQFGGLSGFPKPRESEHDAFIAGHASNSVSVALGMARARTLQHLDYSVLALIGDGALTGGLAYEGLNNAGASGEPLIVLLNDNGMSINPNVGAVDSHLSQIRSKPAYYHFKKWYRGLFGQHPMENPLYRFNHKVKTSLKKALWPGSTLFEDMGFTYLGPIDGHDLDRLVHVLAWARELQCPVVVHVKTVKGRGYSFAEQNPDKFHGVGPFDPETGLVKKSGGDDFSAVFGRTLAACAAEDGRVCAITAAMADGTGLAPFAKEFPDRFFDVAIAEGHGVAMAAGLAKQGMLPVFAVYSSFLQRGYDMLIHDVALQRLHVVLGVDRAGLVGADGETHHGCFDALFLSEIPGFTVLCPASFAELRRMLRQALFEIDGPVAVRYPRGGEGDYREDRSGAPVVRLREGEDVTLLTYGVLVNQALAAADLLERQGVRTEVLKLNQISPLEYETLAPWLAGKKLLAVAEDAFGAGCVGQRTAAILAQHGQAPEKLVLINLGKTFLPEGAVPQLEHQAGIDAAGIARAVQEART; this comes from the coding sequence TTGATCTTAGAGAATATCCATACCCCGGCGGACGTGAAGGCCCTGGACCGGGAACAGCTGGAGCCCCTGTGCCGGGAGCTGCGGCAGTTCCTGGTGGAGCATGTGTCCAAAACCGGCGGCCATCTGGCCTCCAACCTGGGAGCGGTGGAGCTGACGGTGGCCATCCACCGGGTCTTCGACACATCGAAGGACCGGCTGGTGTTCGACGTGGGGCACCAGTGCTACGTCCACAAGGCCCTCACCGGCCGGCAGGCGCTGTTTGACACCCTGCGGCAGTTCGGCGGCCTCTCCGGCTTCCCCAAGCCCCGAGAGAGCGAACACGACGCCTTCATCGCCGGACATGCCTCCAACTCCGTCTCCGTGGCCCTTGGGATGGCAAGAGCAAGAACTTTACAGCACTTGGATTACAGTGTTCTGGCGCTGATCGGGGACGGCGCCCTGACCGGGGGACTGGCCTATGAGGGCCTCAACAACGCCGGTGCCTCCGGCGAGCCCCTGATCGTCCTTCTCAACGACAACGGCATGTCCATCAACCCCAACGTGGGGGCGGTGGACAGCCATCTGAGCCAGATCCGCTCCAAGCCCGCCTACTACCATTTCAAGAAGTGGTACCGGGGCCTGTTCGGACAGCACCCCATGGAGAACCCGCTGTACCGGTTCAACCACAAGGTCAAGACGTCCCTGAAAAAGGCCCTGTGGCCCGGCAGCACCCTGTTTGAGGACATGGGCTTCACCTACCTGGGGCCCATCGACGGCCACGACCTGGACCGGCTGGTCCACGTGCTGGCCTGGGCCCGGGAGCTCCAGTGCCCGGTGGTGGTCCACGTGAAGACCGTGAAGGGCAGGGGCTACTCCTTCGCGGAGCAGAACCCGGACAAGTTCCACGGCGTGGGGCCATTCGATCCGGAGACGGGCCTTGTGAAGAAGAGCGGGGGAGACGACTTCTCTGCCGTGTTCGGCAGGACGCTGGCCGCCTGCGCCGCGGAGGACGGGCGCGTCTGCGCCATCACCGCCGCCATGGCGGACGGCACCGGCCTGGCCCCCTTTGCCAAAGAGTTCCCGGACCGGTTCTTCGATGTGGCCATCGCTGAGGGGCATGGCGTCGCCATGGCCGCGGGCCTGGCCAAGCAGGGGATGCTCCCGGTGTTTGCCGTGTACTCCTCGTTCCTCCAGCGGGGCTACGACATGCTGATCCATGACGTGGCCCTCCAGCGGCTCCATGTGGTGCTGGGGGTGGACCGGGCGGGTCTGGTGGGGGCCGACGGCGAGACTCACCACGGCTGCTTCGACGCGCTGTTCCTGTCGGAGATCCCCGGGTTTACGGTGCTGTGCCCCGCCAGCTTTGCGGAACTGCGGCGGATGCTGCGGCAGGCATTGTTTGAGATCGACGGGCCTGTGGCGGTCCGGTATCCCCGGGGCGGCGAGGGCGATTACCGGGAGGACCGGTCCGGTGCGCCGGTGGTCCGGCTCCGGGAGGGGGAGGACGTCACGCTCCTCACCTACGGCGTGCTGGTGAATCAGGCCCTGGCGGCGGCGGACCTGCTGGAACGGCAGGGCGTCAGGACCGAGGTGCTGAAGCTGAATCAGATCTCCCCCCTGGAGTATGAGACGCTGGCGCCCTGGCTGGCGGGGAAGAAGCTGCTGGCAGTGGCGGAGGATGCCTTCGGCGCCGGGTGCGTGGGCCAGCGGACGGCGGCCATCCTGGCCCAGCACGGCCAGGCGCCGGAGAAGCTGGTGCTCATCAACCTGGGCAAGACCTTCCTGCCGGAGGGGGCCGTGCCCCAGCTGGAGCATCAGGCAGGCATCGACGCCGCGGGCATCGCCCGGGCGGTACAGGAGGCGCGTACATGA
- a CDS encoding TlyA family RNA methyltransferase, whose amino-acid sequence MSEKKRLDVLLTERGLQESRQRAQAVIMSGEVFVNGQRVDKPGTAVAEDAQIEVRGGTLAYVSRGGLKLEKAMAAFPIDLNGAVCADIGASTGGFTDCMLQNGAEKVYAVDVGYGQLAWKLRSDPRVVCLERTNARYLTHEQVPDELDFASVDVSFISLKLILPPLNGLLKDGGHAACLVKPQFEAGREKVGKKGVVRDPAVHLEVLEHFLDHAGDAGFTVLGLTYSPIRGPEGNIEYLGYLEKGPRQERTFDLKALVDESHQTLKEHGEGGNP is encoded by the coding sequence ATGAGTGAAAAAAAACGGCTGGACGTCCTGCTGACGGAGCGGGGCCTTCAGGAGAGCCGCCAGCGGGCCCAGGCGGTCATCATGAGCGGCGAGGTCTTTGTGAACGGCCAGCGGGTGGACAAGCCCGGCACCGCCGTGGCGGAGGACGCCCAGATCGAGGTCCGGGGCGGCACGCTGGCATACGTCAGCCGGGGCGGGCTGAAGCTGGAGAAGGCCATGGCCGCCTTCCCCATCGACCTGAACGGCGCCGTCTGCGCCGACATCGGCGCCTCCACCGGCGGCTTCACCGACTGTATGCTGCAAAACGGCGCGGAGAAGGTCTACGCCGTGGACGTGGGCTACGGCCAGCTGGCCTGGAAGCTCCGCAGCGACCCCAGGGTGGTGTGCCTGGAGCGGACCAACGCCCGGTATCTCACCCACGAGCAGGTGCCGGACGAGCTGGACTTCGCCTCCGTGGACGTGAGCTTCATCTCCCTGAAGCTGATCCTGCCGCCCCTGAACGGCCTGCTGAAGGACGGCGGCCACGCCGCCTGCCTGGTGAAGCCCCAGTTCGAGGCCGGGCGCGAGAAGGTGGGGAAGAAGGGCGTGGTCCGGGACCCGGCGGTCCACCTGGAGGTGCTGGAGCACTTTCTGGACCACGCCGGGGACGCGGGCTTCACAGTGCTGGGACTGACCTATTCCCCCATCCGGGGCCCGGAGGGGAACATCGAGTACCTGGGATATCTGGAAAAGGGTCCCCGGCAGGAGCGTACATTTGATTTGAAGGCCCTGGTGGACGAGTCTCACCAGACCCTGAAGGAGCACGGAGAGGGAGGCAACCCATGA
- a CDS encoding NAD(+)/NADH kinase has translation MKKIILCPNPNRDRGMETTRRADAILRQMGFQTVVCPPFKDQKDGAYGDYKTRPLTAELKSADLLITFGGDGTILHLAKLVALNKIPVLGINMGGLGFIAELEAGELEALRKLKDWDFQTEQRMMLDVTVQREGRQIYTNLGLNDAVIREGPISHVIHLKISSDGRHLADIAGDGVIVATPTGSTAYSLSAGGPVVEPVAQTMVVCPICTHNMRFSSYVLSPEHTLTIELERNGRKPVYLFVDESRAFSLKADDKIQVRRSKHTVRLVRLSERSFCEIFAQKMLPGGFEDEK, from the coding sequence ATGAAAAAGATCATCCTCTGCCCCAACCCCAACCGGGACCGGGGCATGGAGACCACCCGCAGGGCAGACGCCATTCTGCGGCAGATGGGCTTCCAGACGGTGGTGTGTCCCCCCTTCAAGGACCAGAAGGACGGGGCCTATGGGGACTACAAGACCCGGCCCCTGACGGCGGAGCTGAAAAGCGCCGACCTGCTGATTACCTTCGGCGGGGACGGCACCATCCTGCATCTCGCCAAGCTGGTGGCCCTGAACAAGATTCCGGTGCTGGGCATCAACATGGGGGGCCTGGGCTTCATCGCGGAGCTGGAGGCCGGGGAGCTGGAGGCCCTGCGGAAGCTGAAGGACTGGGACTTCCAGACGGAACAGCGGATGATGCTGGACGTGACCGTCCAGCGGGAGGGCCGCCAGATCTACACGAATCTGGGCCTGAACGACGCGGTGATCCGGGAGGGTCCCATCTCCCATGTGATCCATCTGAAGATCTCCTCCGACGGGCGGCACCTGGCGGATATCGCCGGAGACGGCGTCATCGTGGCCACGCCCACCGGGTCCACGGCCTACTCCCTGTCCGCCGGGGGGCCGGTGGTGGAGCCGGTGGCCCAGACCATGGTGGTCTGTCCCATCTGCACCCACAACATGCGCTTTTCGTCCTATGTCCTCTCGCCGGAGCACACGCTGACCATCGAGCTGGAGCGCAACGGCCGCAAGCCGGTGTATCTGTTCGTGGACGAGAGCCGGGCCTTCTCCCTGAAGGCCGACGACAAGATCCAGGTCCGCCGGTCCAAGCACACCGTGCGGCTGGTGCGGCTGTCGGAGCGGAGCTTCTGTGAGATCTTTGCACAAAAAATGCTGCCAGGAGGATTTGAAGATGAAAAATGA
- the argR gene encoding arginine repressor: MKNDRQSMILEIISQENIETQEQLLVRLQERGITSTQATISRDIKQMHLIKEPVGHGVYKYAVSGNRTRLNFAEKLRTIFRESITSIDSAQNIVVIKTMPGLASAACAALDDMGVAYMVGSLAGDDTAFLVMRDTESAASFCEEIKEML, encoded by the coding sequence ATGAAAAATGACCGGCAGAGCATGATCCTGGAGATCATCAGCCAGGAGAATATCGAGACCCAGGAGCAGCTGCTCGTCCGTCTCCAGGAGCGGGGGATCACCAGCACCCAGGCCACCATCTCCCGGGACATCAAGCAGATGCACCTCATCAAGGAGCCGGTGGGCCATGGAGTGTACAAGTACGCCGTGTCCGGCAACCGGACCCGGCTGAACTTCGCGGAGAAGCTGCGGACCATCTTCCGGGAGAGCATCACCAGCATCGACAGCGCACAGAACATCGTGGTCATCAAGACCATGCCGGGCCTGGCCAGCGCCGCCTGCGCCGCGCTGGACGACATGGGCGTCGCCTACATGGTGGGGTCCCTGGCGGGAGACGACACGGCCTTTCTGGTGATGCGGGACACGGAGTCCGCGGCCAGCTTCTGCGAGGAGATCAAGGAGATGCTGTGA